The following are from one region of the Terriglobia bacterium genome:
- a CDS encoding DUF3536 domain-containing protein — MERCICIHAHFYQPPRENPWLEAVERQDSAYPYHDWNERITAECYAPNGASRILDEAGYIRRIVNNYSRISYNFGPTLLSWLEDNSPETYESILESDKASQERFSGHGSALAQAYNHVILPLANSRDKTSQIIWGIRDFEHRFGRTPEGMWLAETAVDVETLETLAEQGIQFTILAPHQAGRVRKIGGRSWKDVSGARIDPTRAYLAKLPSGKRINLFFYDGPISRAVAFEQLLNSGEQFANRLKSGFSDRRDWPQLMHIATDGETYGHHHRHGDMALAYALDRIEADSSMRLTNYGEFLEMYPPTHEVQIIENTSWSCAHGVERWRSDCGCNSGRAGWNQQWRGPLREALDYLRDCVAGLFENKGGEMLHDPWAARNDYIDVVLDRSPDSLWLFFEKYSRHQLKPAETVDALKLLEMQRHAMLMYTSCGWFFDELSGIETMQVLQYAGRVIQLARETGNVDPEPEFLRQLALAQSNLPELGDGASIYNRWIAPAFVDLCKVGAHFAISSMFNGDHIVPQYCYSIKSVDYRHAESGTARLALGISRVTSRITREARDLRFAAVYLGDQVLHAGVRELDKKEDYEMLAAESMAAFSCGDFGELLRLLDEQFDGMPYSFRALFKDEQKRILDIVLSRTLGDAEDSYYEIYEKHGSLMRFLKEMGQPVPDVLRFTAEFVLNSDLIHTFETEPVDFVRIAMLMEMVKREGVQVDEAGVRYAAGNSLTRILRRLQENPKDSETLERANVLTSLYPMMPFSVDCWHAQNIYYSILDKVFPEIARKDDPASRLWQERFLALGEKLRISVPAVAPENEFQIAS, encoded by the coding sequence ATGGAACGCTGTATCTGCATCCACGCTCATTTCTACCAGCCGCCACGGGAAAATCCGTGGCTGGAAGCAGTTGAGCGCCAGGATTCCGCCTATCCTTATCATGATTGGAATGAGCGCATCACCGCCGAGTGCTACGCGCCCAACGGCGCTTCGCGCATTCTTGATGAAGCCGGATATATCCGGCGGATAGTAAACAACTATTCGCGCATCAGCTACAACTTTGGTCCGACCCTGCTCTCATGGCTGGAAGACAACTCTCCGGAGACGTACGAATCGATCCTTGAGTCAGACAAGGCAAGCCAGGAAAGATTTTCCGGCCATGGATCGGCGCTGGCACAGGCTTACAACCACGTGATCCTGCCGCTGGCCAATTCGCGCGACAAGACAAGCCAAATCATCTGGGGTATCCGCGATTTTGAGCACCGCTTTGGCCGCACGCCGGAAGGCATGTGGCTGGCTGAAACTGCAGTTGACGTGGAGACGCTGGAGACGCTGGCTGAGCAGGGCATTCAATTTACGATCCTGGCTCCGCATCAGGCCGGCAGAGTACGCAAAATTGGCGGACGTAGTTGGAAAGACGTAAGCGGCGCACGTATTGATCCCACACGCGCCTATCTGGCCAAGCTGCCTTCAGGAAAAAGAATCAACCTCTTCTTTTATGATGGGCCCATTTCCCGCGCCGTGGCCTTTGAACAGCTCTTGAACAGCGGAGAGCAGTTTGCCAACCGACTAAAGAGCGGATTCTCTGACCGTCGCGACTGGCCGCAATTGATGCACATTGCCACTGACGGCGAAACGTATGGCCACCACCATCGCCACGGCGACATGGCGCTGGCATATGCGCTGGACAGGATCGAAGCTGATTCTTCCATGCGGCTTACGAATTACGGCGAGTTCCTGGAGATGTATCCGCCGACGCATGAAGTGCAGATTATTGAAAACACTTCATGGAGCTGCGCCCATGGAGTGGAACGCTGGCGCAGCGATTGCGGCTGCAATTCCGGACGCGCGGGCTGGAACCAGCAATGGCGCGGGCCGTTACGTGAGGCCCTGGATTATCTGCGCGATTGTGTAGCTGGATTATTTGAGAACAAAGGCGGCGAGATGCTGCACGATCCCTGGGCCGCGCGCAATGACTATATAGATGTAGTGCTGGACCGTTCGCCGGATTCCTTGTGGCTATTTTTTGAGAAATATTCCCGCCATCAACTGAAGCCTGCCGAAACCGTGGACGCTCTTAAACTGCTGGAGATGCAGCGGCATGCCATGCTTATGTACACCAGCTGCGGCTGGTTCTTTGACGAACTGAGCGGCATTGAAACCATGCAAGTGCTGCAGTATGCCGGGCGAGTGATCCAATTGGCACGCGAAACCGGCAACGTGGACCCCGAACCGGAATTTCTGCGGCAGCTTGCCCTTGCCCAGAGCAACCTGCCGGAGCTGGGCGATGGTGCATCCATCTACAACCGCTGGATTGCGCCTGCATTCGTGGATCTATGCAAAGTGGGAGCGCATTTTGCCATTAGCTCAATGTTTAACGGCGATCACATCGTCCCGCAGTACTGCTATTCGATCAAAAGCGTGGACTATCGCCATGCCGAATCCGGGACTGCGCGGCTGGCGCTGGGCATTTCCCGCGTCACGTCCCGCATTACCCGCGAAGCGCGCGACTTGAGGTTTGCCGCAGTGTATCTGGGCGATCAGGTATTGCACGCGGGCGTTCGCGAGCTTGATAAGAAAGAAGATTACGAAATGCTGGCGGCAGAAAGCATGGCCGCCTTTTCCTGCGGCGACTTTGGCGAACTGCTTCGCCTGCTCGACGAGCAGTTTGACGGCATGCCGTATTCCTTCCGCGCTTTGTTCAAGGACGAGCAAAAGAGAATTCTCGACATTGTTCTTTCCCGCACGCTGGGAGATGCCGAGGACAGTTACTATGAGATTTACGAGAAGCATGGATCGCTCATGCGCTTCCTGAAAGAGATGGGCCAGCCTGTCCCGGATGTCTTGCGCTTCACCGCGGAATTTGTTCTCAACAGCGACCTTATACACACCTTTGAAACCGAACCGGTGGATTTTGTCCGGATTGCCATGCTCATGGAAATGGTCAAGCGTGAAGGCGTGCAGGTGGATGAAGCCGGGGTCCGTTATGCCGCAGGCAACAGCCTTACGCGCATTTTGCGGCGTCTGCAAGAGAACCCCAAGGACAGTGAAACGCTGGAACGCGCCAACGTGCTCACCAGCCTTTATCCCATGATGCCGTTTTCAGTGGATTGCTGGCACGCACAGAACATTTATTACTCCATTCTGGATAAAGTTTTCCCCGAGATCGCCCGCAAAGACGATCCCGCATCGCGCCTGTGGCAGGAGCGCTTTCTTGCTTTGGGAGAAAAACTCAGGATCAGCGTTCCGGCGGTAGCGCCGGAAAATGAATTTCAGATTGCAAGCTGA
- a CDS encoding cytochrome c family protein, producing MAQIFHRSANTLARASILGVVLLLSAVGAAVLKLQRSPYVTAQHIAPEQPVPFSHQHHAAGLGLDCRYCHTSVEDSSFAGIPPTKTCMNCHAQIWTNAPMLAPVRYSFSSGQSLQWTRVHDLPDFVYFNHSIHINKGVGCYSCHGQVDAMPLMYEENTLQMEWCLDCHRQPEKFLRPKNEVFNMKYQQPTPESPVEVMIAGKKESFTDQLVLGTALRKEYHLRTQQDITSCSTCHR from the coding sequence ATGGCACAGATCTTTCACCGCAGTGCAAATACTCTGGCTCGCGCCAGCATACTGGGAGTAGTGCTCCTGCTCTCGGCCGTGGGCGCGGCCGTCTTGAAGCTCCAGCGCTCTCCTTATGTTACGGCGCAGCATATTGCGCCGGAACAACCAGTGCCGTTCAGCCATCAGCACCACGCCGCCGGTCTCGGGCTGGACTGCCGGTATTGCCACACCTCGGTGGAGGATTCAAGCTTTGCCGGAATCCCTCCCACCAAGACTTGCATGAACTGCCACGCGCAGATATGGACGAATGCTCCCATGCTGGCGCCGGTGCGCTATAGCTTCTCCAGCGGCCAGTCACTGCAATGGACGCGCGTGCACGATCTGCCGGATTTTGTTTATTTCAATCACAGCATTCACATCAATAAGGGCGTGGGCTGTTACAGCTGCCATGGCCAGGTGGATGCAATGCCGCTGATGTATGAGGAAAACACGCTCCAGATGGAGTGGTGCCTGGATTGCCATCGTCAGCCGGAAAAGTTTTTGCGGCCGAAGAATGAAGTTTTCAACATGAAGTATCAACAGCCAACTCCGGAGAGCCCGGTTGAAGTGATGATTGCCGGGAAGAAAGAATCCTTTACTGACCAGTTAGTGCTCGGTACGGCTTTGCGGAAGGAATATCACCTGCGCACGCAGCAGGATATAACCAGTTGCTCCACCTGCCACCGATAG